The following are encoded in a window of Arthrobacter woluwensis genomic DNA:
- a CDS encoding P-II family nitrogen regulator, with amino-acid sequence MKLVTAIVRPEKLESIREGLEAYGVQGLTVSAASGYGRQRGYTEVYRGAEYNVNLLPKLRVEVLATDETADDVVDVIIASSNTGRAGDGKVWSVDVYEAVRVRTGERGAAAI; translated from the coding sequence ATGAAACTCGTCACGGCAATCGTCCGCCCGGAGAAGCTCGAGAGCATCCGCGAAGGTCTTGAAGCGTACGGAGTCCAGGGACTCACGGTGAGCGCGGCCAGCGGTTACGGCCGCCAGCGCGGCTATACCGAGGTGTATCGCGGGGCCGAGTACAACGTGAACCTCCTGCCGAAGCTGCGGGTGGAGGTCCTGGCCACGGATGAGACGGCGGATGACGTCGTGGACGTCATCATCGCCAGCTCCAACACCGGCCGCGCCGGTGACGGCAAGGTCTGGTCCGTGGACGTGTACGAAGCGGTCCGGGTCCGGACCGGCGAACGCGGAGCGGCCGCCATTTAG
- a CDS encoding ammonium transporter yields the protein MELTASNVWVMVAAALVLFMTPGLAFFYGGMTRAKAALNMMMMSFISIGIVGVVWVLWGSSMSGGEGVFELFGNPFATFGLENVSTPDGLIKAGYAATFAIITVALISGAIADRAKFGAWALFVPVWVTLVYCPIAFMVWGGGLFGPDGAIGKALGPAIDFAGGTVVHINAGVAGLILVLIIGNRRGFGKDPNHRPHNIPFVMLGAAILWFGWFGFNAGAATTAQQGGLIWINTLAAPAAGMLGWLVTERIRDGHPTSLGAASGVVAGLVAITPACANVSPVGAIGLGIVAGVASALAVGLKFRFGYDDSLDVVGVHLVSGLIGTVALGFIAIPLEGSRAGLFYGGGWDQLWSQLAAAGFSMVYTAVLTAIIGFAIHKTLGFRVSEEQEEIGVDLSLHAESAYEFGIAGQGGTFQPHGSLEAISEALDRRAAEFQRDSAGSKKSAGKDRKESVDA from the coding sequence ATGGAACTTACCGCCAGCAATGTGTGGGTCATGGTGGCTGCGGCCCTGGTGTTGTTCATGACGCCCGGCCTGGCATTCTTCTACGGCGGCATGACCCGTGCCAAAGCCGCCCTGAACATGATGATGATGAGCTTCATCTCCATCGGCATCGTCGGCGTGGTGTGGGTCCTCTGGGGATCCTCCATGAGCGGCGGCGAAGGCGTGTTCGAACTGTTCGGCAACCCCTTCGCCACCTTCGGTCTGGAGAACGTCAGCACCCCTGACGGCCTGATCAAGGCCGGTTACGCCGCCACCTTCGCCATCATCACGGTGGCCCTGATCTCCGGCGCCATCGCGGACCGTGCGAAGTTCGGCGCCTGGGCGCTCTTCGTGCCGGTCTGGGTGACCCTGGTCTACTGCCCGATCGCGTTCATGGTGTGGGGCGGCGGTCTCTTCGGCCCCGACGGCGCCATCGGCAAGGCGCTCGGCCCGGCCATCGACTTCGCAGGCGGCACCGTGGTGCACATCAACGCCGGTGTCGCAGGCCTCATCCTCGTCCTGATCATCGGCAACCGCCGCGGCTTCGGCAAGGACCCGAACCACCGCCCGCACAACATCCCGTTCGTCATGCTCGGTGCGGCGATCCTGTGGTTCGGCTGGTTCGGCTTCAACGCCGGCGCCGCCACCACCGCGCAGCAGGGCGGCCTCATCTGGATCAACACCCTCGCCGCTCCGGCCGCCGGTATGCTCGGCTGGCTCGTGACCGAACGCATCCGTGACGGCCACCCCACCTCGCTGGGCGCCGCGTCCGGTGTGGTCGCGGGTCTGGTCGCCATCACCCCCGCTTGTGCCAACGTCAGCCCGGTGGGCGCCATCGGTCTGGGCATCGTGGCCGGTGTGGCCTCCGCCCTGGCGGTCGGCCTCAAGTTCCGCTTCGGCTACGACGACTCCCTGGACGTGGTGGGTGTCCACCTGGTCTCCGGCCTCATCGGCACCGTCGCCCTGGGCTTCATCGCCATCCCGCTCGAAGGATCCCGCGCCGGCCTCTTCTACGGCGGCGGCTGGGACCAGCTGTGGTCGCAGCTGGCAGCGGCAGGCTTCTCCATGGTCTACACCGCGGTCCTGACGGCCATCATCGGCTTCGCCATCCACAAGACGCTCGGCTTCCGGGTCTCGGAGGAGCAGGAGGAGATCGGCGTGGACCTGTCCCTCCACGCGGAGTCGGCTTACGAATTCGGCATCGCCGGCCAGGGCGGCACCTTCCAGCCGCACGGTTCGCTGGAGGCCATCTCCGAGGCGCTGGATCGCCGGGCAGCAGAGTTCCAGCGGGATTCCGCCGGATCCAAGAAGAGCGCAGGCAAGGATCGCAAGGAGAGTGTTGACGCATGA